CGCTGACCCTGGCCCTGAAGGCCCTGCTGATCCCCTGGATGCTGCGCCGCCTGGTGCGCCGTCTGGCGCTGGACCGTCACCGCGAGCCCCTCAGCCATCCGGCCCTGGCCATCATGGCGGCCCTGGCCCTGGTGATTTTCAGCTACTGGGCGGTGGCGCCGCTGGTGCACCAGGAGCTGCTGTTCACCCGCAACATCGTCGCCGTCAGCCTGGCGGTGGTGCTCATCGGCCTGTTGATGATGGTGATCCGGGCCCAGGCCGTGGCCCAGGTGCTGGGCTTTATGTCCATGGAAAACGGCCTGTTTCTGGCGGCGGTGTCAGCGACCGGGGGCATGCCTTTGGTGGTGGAGCTGGGAGTGGCCTTCGACGTGCTGGTGGCCATGATCCTGTTTGGGGTGTTCTTTTTCCAGATCCGCGACAGCATCGATTCTCTGGACGTGGACCGCATGAACCGCCTCAGCGAGCGGCTGGAGGACGAGCCGTGAGCGCCCTGGCGGTACTGTTGCTGACGCCCCTGCTGGGGGCCGCGGGCCTGCCGCTGGTCGGCCGCCTGGCCGTCGCGGGAGGGCTCAACGTGGTGGTGAGTGCCGTCACCCTGGCGGCGGCCGTTGGTCTTGCCGTCACCGTGGCCGGCGAGGGCGTGGCGGCCGGCGGCATATTGCGGGTGGACGCCTTCAACGTCTGTCTGCTGGTTCTGACCGCCTTTGTGGGCCTGACCACCGCCATTTTCTCCCGTCCCTACATGGGCCATGTGTACGCCAGCGGCCGGGTGGGCGCGCGCGGCATGCGCCTTTACCACGCCATGTTCCAGGCCTTCATGTTCACCATGCTGCTGGCCCTGTCCAGTGACAATCTGGGGGTGCTGTGGGTGGCGGTGGAAGGGGCCACCCTGGCCACCGTGCTGCTGGTGTCTCTGTACCGCACGCCGGAGGCCATCGAGGCGGCGTGGAAATATTTTGTCCTGTGTGGCGTGGGCATCGCCCTGGCCCTGTTCGGCACCGTGCTGCTCTATTTCGCCGCCCAACACCTAGTTGCTGATCCGGCGGCGGGCCTGAGCTGGAGCACGCTGTACGACGTTGCGCCGCAGTTGCAGCCGTCCATCATGGCCCTGGCATTTGTCTTTCTGCTGGTGGGTTACGGCACCAAAGTGGGCCTGGTGCCCATGCACCAGTGGCTGCCCGACGCCCACTCGGAAGGCCCCACCCCCA
This is a stretch of genomic DNA from Gammaproteobacteria bacterium. It encodes these proteins:
- a CDS encoding formate hydrogenlyase encodes the protein MSLEQLPLLQQLMLVLAALVLFTSFALLEQARLVAAIHAFAWQGVLVALVTIVVASSSGKLHLLFSAALTLALKALLIPWMLRRLVRRLALDRHREPLSHPALAIMAALALVIFSYWAVAPLVHQELLFTRNIVAVSLAVVLIGLLMMVIRAQAVAQVLGFMSMENGLFLAAVSATGGMPLVVELGVAFDVLVAMILFGVFFFQIRDSIDSLDVDRMNRLSERLEDEP